One window of the Glycocaulis alkaliphilus genome contains the following:
- a CDS encoding DUF2497 domain-containing protein, producing the protein MAQSNAEQEPTMEEILASIRRIINEDDEPQAEAAPAAPQPAAEPEPEAEPAFEAAPEPEPEPEPQAEVSVFDDDVLELTDRVEEETEGTSPMAIADDLMIVDREDEFASAPEPEPEPEPEPEPEPVMAEAPKPAPADDDDSLLAEPAASAAAGAFAALTENLRVSSDNGQTLEGIVRELMRPMLKQWLDENLPSIVEAKVQEEIERVARRRR; encoded by the coding sequence ATGGCCCAGAGCAACGCAGAACAAGAACCGACCATGGAGGAAATCCTGGCCTCCATCCGGCGTATCATCAACGAGGATGATGAGCCGCAAGCCGAGGCTGCGCCTGCCGCTCCCCAGCCTGCTGCAGAACCGGAGCCGGAAGCTGAGCCGGCGTTCGAGGCTGCGCCCGAACCTGAGCCTGAGCCCGAGCCGCAGGCTGAAGTATCGGTCTTTGATGATGATGTTCTGGAACTCACCGACCGGGTCGAGGAAGAAACCGAAGGCACCTCGCCCATGGCGATTGCCGACGATCTGATGATTGTGGACCGCGAGGACGAATTTGCGTCAGCGCCGGAGCCTGAACCCGAACCTGAACCGGAGCCCGAGCCCGAACCTGTCATGGCCGAAGCACCCAAGCCCGCCCCTGCCGACGATGATGACAGCCTGCTTGCCGAGCCGGCCGCCAGCGCGGCCGCCGGGGCGTTTGCGGCCCTGACCGAAAATCTGCGTGTCAGCAGTGACAATGGCCAGACGCTGGAAGGTATTGTGCGCGAGCTGATGCGCCCGATGCTCAAGCAATGGCTTGACGAAAACCTGCCCTCCATCGTTGAGGCGAAGGTGCAAGAAGAGATCGAGCGCGTGGCGCGCCGCCGCCGCTAG
- a CDS encoding DUF3137 domain-containing protein, translating to MRDFDTVWAELEPWLAGLESRREAVVRRLITGLSIAIPGGIAVALILLAAGAPGGLAMLGGVVPAGAFAAFMSSPFNALHAEVKHGLNNRLAETFSLRYAPKPNSPAHFESFRSHGLIPHSHKREFEDHFSGEAHGAGFELYEAELKQRRRSRKRTYYVTVFRGVLIRIAFPRTIEGVTLITRDQGIFNALDGLMRSANGRRLERIGLVDPNFERIFQVYGTDQVMARYLMTPTFMERVLALETALKGKNVRGVFDEALADGFGRGELLLAAETGNLFEPGSLFKPLNVRSRVETLYRDFELIEEIIALVLAPDEKPEWMA from the coding sequence TTGCGTGATTTTGACACTGTCTGGGCTGAGCTGGAGCCTTGGCTTGCGGGGCTGGAAAGCCGGCGCGAGGCGGTGGTGCGCCGGCTGATTACCGGGCTGTCGATAGCCATTCCCGGCGGCATTGCGGTGGCACTGATCCTGCTGGCTGCCGGTGCGCCGGGCGGCTTGGCGATGTTAGGGGGCGTTGTTCCCGCAGGGGCCTTTGCGGCTTTCATGTCGTCGCCGTTCAACGCGCTTCACGCCGAGGTCAAGCACGGGCTCAATAACCGCCTCGCCGAAACGTTTTCGCTGCGCTATGCGCCCAAGCCGAACAGCCCTGCGCACTTTGAGAGCTTCCGCAGCCATGGCCTGATCCCTCACTCGCACAAGCGCGAGTTTGAGGACCATTTCTCTGGCGAGGCGCATGGCGCTGGGTTCGAGCTCTACGAAGCCGAGCTGAAGCAGCGCCGGCGCAGCCGCAAGCGCACCTATTACGTCACCGTGTTTCGCGGCGTGCTGATCCGCATCGCCTTTCCGCGCACCATAGAGGGCGTCACCCTGATCACTCGCGATCAGGGCATATTCAATGCGCTGGACGGGCTGATGCGGTCAGCCAATGGCCGCAGGCTGGAGCGGATCGGCCTCGTGGATCCGAATTTCGAGCGTATTTTTCAGGTCTACGGCACCGATCAGGTCATGGCGCGCTATCTGATGACGCCAACCTTCATGGAACGGGTGCTGGCGCTGGAGACGGCGTTGAAGGGCAAGAATGTACGCGGCGTCTTTGACGAGGCGCTGGCTGACGGGTTCGGCAGAGGCGAGCTTCTGCTGGCCGCCGAGACGGGCAATCTTTTCGAGCCCGGCTCGCTGTTCAAACCCCTCAATGTCCGCAGCCGGGTCGAGACGCTCTATCGCGATTTCGAGCTGATCGAAGAGATTATCGCTCTGGTACTGGCGCCGGACGAAAAGCCCGAATGGATGGCCTGA